In Embleya scabrispora, the DNA window TGCCGGACGAATGCCGTGAGGAGGCCCGCGTGTCCGCAGTCGCGTCGTACACCGCGCCGCTCGCCGGCGTCCGGGCGCTGCTCACGAGCCGCCGGCACATCGATCTCGCGCGCGTTTCCAGCGCCGGCTGTCGCTGACCCGACCCGCACGGGTCGTGTGGTTTCTCCCGGGCTTCGCTCCGTCGTCGTGACGGGTCCCCACCCGGCCGGGTGACGCCTTCGGTCCGCCCCGGTTCCGCACCGCGTGTCGTGTAGGTCTCACCCCCTCTTCGTTCCACCCCTCTCCTCTCCTTTCGGCGCCCGGACCGGTTCGGTCCCGGGTCGATCCGCGCCGTGTCGAACCGGTCGCGGGTCCGTCGACGCTTCGAACGCGAACGGAAGTACTCCCATGACCGCCGTGACCGGCGCACGCCCCGACGAACTGTGGTTCACCCGTTGTCCCGTCCCCACCGCCACCGGCATCGCGGCCGATCTGGGCCTGCTCGACGCCGAGTTCGCGGCCGAGGGGATCACCGTGCGTTCGCTTCAGGACGTCTCGGCCGACATCGCCGCCGACCACCACTACACGCACGCGCTGCCCGGACTGTTCCGCGAGGGCGGCAACGTGCCCGCGCTGTGGGCGCGTTCGCGTGGTGAGGAGACCCGGTTGGTCGGGCTCACCTGGATCGAGGAGCGCCAGGCGATCCTGGTCCGGGCGGAGAGCGGGATCGCTTCGCCCGAACAGCTGCGCGGACTGCGGCTGGCCGTGCCCCGGCACGACATCGCCATCGACTTCTGGCGGGCGATGGCCCTGCACGGCTTCGCCGGCGCGTTGTCGCTGGCCGGCGCGACCCTGGCCGACGCGCGCCCGGTCGAGGTGCCGGCGGCGCGCGCCGGCGGGCAGTGGGAGGCCGAGTTGGCCGCGCTGAGCCGGGGCGTGGTGGACGCCGTCTACGTCAAGGGCGCGTTGGCCGTGGAGGCGGCCGTCCGGTACGGCGCGGTGGTCGCGGTGGACCTGGACGCGGTGCCGGACCGGGCGGTGCGGATCAACAACGGGACACCACGACCGATCACCGTGCACCGCGAACTGCTGGACAACAACCCGGACCTGGTCTCCCGCTTCCTGGCGGTCCTGGTCGAGGCGGCCGACTGGGCGCCGGAGCATCCCGCCGAGGTGGCGCGGATCCTGGGCGCCGAGACCGGCGCGGGCGCGTTCGGGGTGGCCGGCGCCTACCGCGAACTCGGCCCGGACACGCTCCGGATCGACCTGTCCGCCGAACGCCTGGACCTGCTCGCCCGACAGGAGCGGTTCCTGTTCGAACAGGGCTTTTTGGCCGGGCCGGTGGACGTGCCGGCCTGGGCGGATCCCGAACCGCTGCGGCAGGCCCGCGAACTCGCCGATGCCCGTGCCCGCGCCCGCGCCACGCACCCGAACGACCCCGCACCGTCTCGCATATCCCCGCTGGAGGTTCCCCATGAGTAGCCGGCCCCCTCGCCGCACCCGACTGCTGTCCGCCGTCGCGCTCGCGACCGCGACGCTGATCGCGCTGACCGGTTGCGGCTCCTCCTCGAAGGACACCAAGGCGTCGGCGGCGAGCGGCGGCGGCAAGAGCGGGATCACGTTGCGGATTCCCGACCCGGGCAACAACGGGGTGCTGGCCCGGGGCAAGAAGGACGGCTCACTGGACGCGGCCCTGGCCAAGGTCGGCGCCAAGGTCTCCTGGACCGGCAGCGCGGGCCCGTTCGCGCCGGCCGCGCAGGCGATCAACGCGGGGCAACTCGACGTGGCGCTGGGCTCGATCACCTCGGCCGTGGCCGCGCTCGGACAGAAGCCGAGCTTCAAGCTGTTCGGCGCCACCGCCCCCGACCTGGCCGGCGAGGGCATCCTGGTGAAGAGCGACTCGAAGATCCACTCGATCCAGGACCTGGTCGGCAAGAAGGTGGCCTGCTCGCAGGGCGGCACCAGCGAATACCTGCTGCTCGCCGCGCTCGAACAGGCGAAGATCCCGGCCGACAAGGTCGAGCGGGTGTATCTGCGGGCCGACCAGACCGCGCCGGTGTTCGCGGCCGGCCAGGTGGACGCCTGGGCGACCTGGGCCACCTACTCGGTACCGGCCCTGGCCTCGGGCAACGCGCGTTTCCTGGCGGACGGGCGGGCGCTCGGCTCGGACAACTACTCGGTCTGGGCGGTGCGCAACGCGTTCGCGGACAAGCACCCCGACGTGGTCAAGGCGTTCTACGCCTACCTGCACGACGCCGGCACCAAGGAGATCGCCGACCCCGCCGCGTACATCAACGTCTTCACCGACTCCGGACCCACCGCCTACGGCGCCGAACCCAAGCGCATCCAGACCGACTTCACCCGGCAGGGTGCGACGGTGGAGCCGATCCGGCCCGCCGACGTGGAGCGTTTCGGCAAGGTGGCCCGGTTCTTCCAGGACCAGAAGGTCACCCAAACCCTCGTCGACGTCAAGCCGCACCTGCTCGACGTCGAGGCCCTCGCGGGCGCGGCCGGATGAGCGCGCCCACGGTGACCGAGGCGCAACCCCGGGCGATCGAGGCCGAGTCCCCGGAGCGCGAGTATCCCGGCCTGGTGACCCCGCGTCCGCGCATCCCGCGACCCCGGCCGCGTTTTCTCAGCCCCGCGCTGCGCGCGATCGGCCCGCTCGCGCTGATCGGCGGCTGGGCCTGGGCCTCGCACAGCGGGGCGCTCAGCCCCGACCTGCTCGGCTCGCCCGCCGACGTCGTGCGCGCCGCGCGCGAGATGTGGGACAACGGCCAACTCCCGGACGCGCTGCGGGTGTCGCTGGGCCGGGCCGGTCTGGGCCTGGTGTTCGGGCTGACCATCGGCCTGGCCCTGGGCGTGCTCACCGGCTTCTCCCG includes these proteins:
- a CDS encoding putative leader peptide, with product MSAVASYTAPLAGVRALLTSRRHIDLARVSSAGCR
- a CDS encoding ABC transporter substrate-binding protein, yielding MTAVTGARPDELWFTRCPVPTATGIAADLGLLDAEFAAEGITVRSLQDVSADIAADHHYTHALPGLFREGGNVPALWARSRGEETRLVGLTWIEERQAILVRAESGIASPEQLRGLRLAVPRHDIAIDFWRAMALHGFAGALSLAGATLADARPVEVPAARAGGQWEAELAALSRGVVDAVYVKGALAVEAAVRYGAVVAVDLDAVPDRAVRINNGTPRPITVHRELLDNNPDLVSRFLAVLVEAADWAPEHPAEVARILGAETGAGAFGVAGAYRELGPDTLRIDLSAERLDLLARQERFLFEQGFLAGPVDVPAWADPEPLRQARELADARARARATHPNDPAPSRISPLEVPHE
- a CDS encoding ABC transporter substrate-binding protein → MSSRPPRRTRLLSAVALATATLIALTGCGSSSKDTKASAASGGGKSGITLRIPDPGNNGVLARGKKDGSLDAALAKVGAKVSWTGSAGPFAPAAQAINAGQLDVALGSITSAVAALGQKPSFKLFGATAPDLAGEGILVKSDSKIHSIQDLVGKKVACSQGGTSEYLLLAALEQAKIPADKVERVYLRADQTAPVFAAGQVDAWATWATYSVPALASGNARFLADGRALGSDNYSVWAVRNAFADKHPDVVKAFYAYLHDAGTKEIADPAAYINVFTDSGPTAYGAEPKRIQTDFTRQGATVEPIRPADVERFGKVARFFQDQKVTQTLVDVKPHLLDVEALAGAAG